From a single Sphingobium lignivorans genomic region:
- a CDS encoding 3-keto-5-aminohexanoate cleavage protein produces MLAGNKIIITVAINGGMQQDREGAVIPKQPVEIGEAAARCYEAGAAMVHVHARDPEGKNSGDPAIYAQIIREIRARSPILVQTTNGIGVRRDPKTGQLYWPSDEERLGLLGIEPQQDLFGIAAGSADFYNPEGGYPGETPYVNSPELLRSTIKAVYEKGSALEYEIVEASSLHRLMRYAEEGLFDRHRENMWLLHGGGFGATPAIARNVIFSIDEGLRMFPKAIWGITGTGRDMFKMATLGVAMGCDLVRVGFEDGIHLPDGTVGRDNSEMVRAAVDIAAFYGAQPATVEEARARFGLKAA; encoded by the coding sequence ATGCTCGCTGGGAATAAAATCATCATCACTGTCGCCATCAATGGCGGCATGCAGCAGGATCGCGAAGGCGCGGTCATTCCCAAGCAGCCTGTCGAGATTGGCGAAGCGGCGGCGCGCTGCTACGAGGCGGGGGCTGCGATGGTGCATGTCCATGCGCGTGATCCCGAGGGCAAGAATAGCGGCGATCCCGCAATCTACGCCCAGATCATCAGGGAAATTCGCGCCCGTTCGCCGATTCTCGTCCAGACCACCAACGGCATCGGCGTGCGGCGCGACCCGAAAACGGGCCAGCTATACTGGCCATCCGATGAGGAGCGCCTGGGTCTGCTGGGGATCGAGCCGCAGCAGGACCTGTTCGGTATCGCGGCGGGTTCGGCGGATTTCTATAATCCCGAAGGCGGTTATCCGGGCGAGACGCCCTATGTGAACTCGCCCGAACTGCTGCGCAGTACGATCAAGGCCGTCTACGAGAAGGGGTCGGCGCTCGAATATGAGATTGTCGAGGCAAGCTCGCTTCATCGCCTCATGCGCTATGCCGAGGAGGGACTGTTCGATCGTCACCGCGAAAATATGTGGCTTCTGCATGGCGGCGGATTTGGAGCGACGCCCGCCATTGCGCGCAACGTGATCTTCTCCATCGATGAAGGCCTGCGCATGTTCCCCAAGGCGATCTGGGGCATTACAGGGACCGGGCGCGACATGTTCAAGATGGCGACACTGGGCGTCGCGATGGGTTGCGATCTTGTCCGGGTCGGATTTGAAGACGGCATTCACCTGCCGGATGGCACGGTGGGCCGCGACAATAGCGAGATGGTCCGGGCCGCGGTGGACATCGCCGCTTTCTATGGCGCCCAGCCAGCCACGGTTGAGGAAGCGCGGGCACGTTTCGGGCTCAAGGCGGCCTGA
- a CDS encoding NAD(P)-dependent oxidoreductase gives MEPPVVLVTSPMLAARQADWNLGYRLVTGDVTPEVAERVEVVVSGDSLSNALIDSLPRLKLVACFSTGYTGIDLAHLRRRAIALTTAAGVNAHDVADHAMALLLGWWHGIPSADRQVRSGGWRDTLPPRSSLRGRRAGVVGLGRIGHAIAQRLHSHEMPVRWWGPRDKPDVEWKRAESLLALAEWSDILIVASRADPQNAGQIDAAVLRALGAGGVLVNVSRGFLVDEGALIGALRDGLLGGAALDVFAAEPTDATLWSDVPNTLLSPHIAGFTREAGADMIAQLRENVRRYFAGEPLLTPVEDAA, from the coding sequence GTGGAGCCACCCGTCGTGCTCGTCACCAGTCCGATGCTTGCCGCACGGCAAGCTGACTGGAATCTCGGCTATCGCCTGGTCACGGGCGACGTGACGCCGGAGGTTGCCGAGCGCGTGGAAGTGGTCGTGAGCGGCGACAGTCTTTCGAACGCCCTGATCGACAGTTTGCCGCGGCTCAAGCTCGTCGCCTGCTTCTCGACCGGCTATACCGGAATCGATCTCGCCCATCTGCGCAGGCGCGCCATCGCGCTCACCACTGCGGCGGGCGTCAATGCCCATGATGTCGCCGATCATGCGATGGCGCTGCTCCTCGGCTGGTGGCATGGCATTCCCAGCGCCGACCGGCAGGTGCGCAGTGGCGGCTGGCGTGACACGCTGCCTCCGCGCTCTTCACTGCGGGGTCGACGAGCCGGCGTCGTTGGTCTGGGACGTATCGGGCACGCCATCGCACAGCGGCTGCATAGCCATGAGATGCCGGTCCGCTGGTGGGGGCCGCGGGACAAGCCCGACGTGGAATGGAAGCGTGCCGAGAGCCTGCTCGCGCTTGCTGAGTGGAGCGATATATTGATCGTCGCGAGCCGCGCCGATCCGCAGAACGCCGGCCAGATCGACGCTGCCGTGCTGCGGGCTCTGGGAGCCGGCGGTGTGCTGGTGAATGTCTCGCGCGGCTTTCTCGTCGATGAGGGTGCGCTGATCGGTGCGCTCCGCGACGGCTTGCTGGGCGGCGCCGCGCTCGATGTCTTTGCGGCCGAGCCGACCGATGCGACGCTTTGGAGCGATGTTCCCAACACCCTGCTGAGCCCCCATATTGCCGGGTTCACGCGCGAGGCGGGCGCCGACATGATTGCCCAGCTTCGTGAGAATGTGCGTCGCTACTTCGCGGGCGAGCCATTGCTGACGCCGGTGGAGGACGCGGCATGA
- a CDS encoding fumarylacetoacetate hydrolase family protein → MTVFHPATGLAVGSFGVGTYRLPGGRPFPAIVLADGTVIDVSGDYVDTHAIFDDWDRALDRFADLAAKGQGSDLRFEAIECLPPLAHPNLLGAGSNYRQHVAEMMTHNKFNQDQRLAGESDEAFFQRNLAEVDRRASEGMPFIWTGLHSSLAGANDDIVLPLIGENPDWELELGVVVAGSGRYLRPDETESLIAGYVIVNDLGTVDEFRRVDIKFGYDWMSKHQPSFKPFGPFIVPKQFVKRDEIRINLKVNGETMQDWPVTDMIFSPEQMLSYATERLRLLPGDLLITGSPPGNAGSHGGRWLRPGDVVESSLDYLGRQRNRVVAEDAGGRSPTFGAFKTSW, encoded by the coding sequence ATGACGGTCTTTCATCCTGCGACCGGGCTCGCGGTGGGGAGCTTCGGCGTCGGCACTTATCGTCTCCCCGGCGGCAGGCCCTTTCCAGCTATCGTTCTTGCCGATGGCACGGTGATCGATGTGTCTGGAGACTATGTCGATACTCATGCCATTTTCGACGACTGGGATCGTGCGCTGGACCGGTTCGCCGACCTTGCCGCGAAAGGGCAGGGAAGTGACCTGCGCTTCGAGGCCATTGAGTGCCTGCCTCCGCTTGCCCATCCCAATCTGCTCGGCGCCGGTTCGAATTATCGCCAGCATGTCGCGGAGATGATGACACACAACAAGTTCAACCAGGACCAGCGTCTTGCAGGGGAAAGCGACGAAGCCTTCTTTCAGCGCAACCTGGCGGAGGTTGATCGGCGCGCAAGCGAAGGCATGCCGTTCATCTGGACGGGACTTCATTCATCGCTCGCCGGTGCCAATGACGATATCGTTCTGCCGCTGATCGGCGAGAATCCCGATTGGGAGCTGGAACTGGGCGTCGTCGTGGCGGGAAGCGGTCGCTATCTCAGGCCGGACGAGACCGAGTCTCTCATTGCGGGCTATGTGATCGTCAACGATCTCGGCACGGTGGACGAGTTCCGCCGCGTAGACATCAAGTTCGGCTATGACTGGATGAGCAAGCATCAGCCGAGCTTCAAGCCGTTCGGGCCGTTCATCGTGCCGAAGCAATTCGTGAAGCGCGACGAAATCCGCATCAATCTCAAGGTTAATGGCGAGACGATGCAGGACTGGCCGGTGACGGACATGATCTTCTCGCCCGAGCAGATGCTTTCCTATGCCACCGAGCGGCTGCGGCTTCTGCCGGGCGATCTTCTGATCACCGGATCGCCGCCGGGCAATGCCGGATCGCATGGCGGCCGGTGGCTGCGTCCGGGCGATGTCGTGGAAAGTTCGCTCGACTATCTGGGCCGCCAGCGCAACCGCGTCGTGGCGGAAGACGCTGGGGGGCGGAGCCCAACCTTTGGCGCATTCAAGACGAGCTGGTAG
- a CDS encoding MFS transporter, translating to MTTGENEPGAAGAIAPSEFGRGWRIVLTSALGVGLGVSGLLTYNVGLFARDLAGDIALSRTAFGAAFFGSTLAMAAAMPLVGRLIDRFGPRAMAALGALMLSLGFLALSQVWSAGAYVLILVLIGLLTATSTPVPYTRAVSAAFNRSRGLALGLTQVGIGLAAAIVPPLIAIIITRYGWREGFLALSALAALGIFPALFGLPGRALLAARAAGEHYGAVRSSRLYRLQYLAFCAMAFAFAGMLPHFVPMLREAGMPVQQAGALAGLIGLSVIVTRILVGWLADRIEPAWLGCASCLMCGTGCAVLALGGSAMAPLGAIALGAAMGAEADLIGILTARYFPLAGYSRAYAAQYGGFMVAAGLSPLWMGKLADMTGGYTSALLAAAGLLLIPATLFLLLPRLATSSS from the coding sequence GTGACGACAGGGGAGAATGAGCCGGGAGCCGCCGGCGCTATAGCGCCTTCGGAGTTCGGACGGGGCTGGCGCATCGTCCTGACCTCGGCACTGGGCGTGGGTCTCGGCGTCTCCGGGTTGCTCACCTATAATGTCGGCCTGTTTGCGCGCGATCTCGCAGGCGACATCGCACTCAGCCGGACGGCATTCGGTGCGGCCTTTTTCGGCTCCACCCTCGCCATGGCAGCTGCGATGCCGCTGGTCGGACGGCTCATCGACCGGTTCGGACCACGCGCCATGGCAGCGCTGGGCGCGCTCATGCTTTCGCTGGGGTTCCTCGCATTGTCGCAGGTCTGGTCGGCAGGGGCCTATGTGCTGATCCTGGTCCTGATCGGCTTGCTGACGGCCACGTCAACACCCGTGCCCTACACACGCGCGGTCTCGGCCGCCTTCAACCGTTCGCGTGGCCTGGCGCTTGGCCTCACCCAGGTCGGGATCGGTCTCGCAGCGGCGATCGTGCCGCCTCTCATTGCCATCATCATCACACGCTATGGCTGGCGCGAGGGCTTCCTGGCGCTTTCCGCACTCGCGGCGCTCGGGATCTTTCCCGCGCTTTTCGGCTTGCCGGGCCGGGCGCTCCTTGCCGCTCGGGCCGCGGGCGAACACTATGGCGCGGTGCGCTCGTCGCGGCTCTACCGCCTGCAATATCTCGCCTTTTGCGCAATGGCCTTCGCCTTTGCGGGCATGCTCCCGCATTTCGTCCCGATGTTGCGCGAGGCCGGCATGCCGGTGCAGCAGGCGGGCGCCCTTGCCGGGCTTATCGGCCTGTCGGTGATCGTCACGCGTATCCTCGTCGGATGGCTGGCGGATCGGATCGAGCCGGCCTGGCTCGGCTGCGCAAGTTGCCTCATGTGCGGGACGGGCTGCGCCGTTCTGGCGCTCGGCGGCTCCGCGATGGCACCGCTGGGCGCGATCGCGCTGGGCGCCGCCATGGGCGCCGAAGCCGATCTGATCGGCATCCTCACCGCGCGCTATTTTCCCCTCGCCGGCTATAGCCGCGCCTATGCCGCGCAATATGGCGGCTTCATGGTCGCCGCCGGCCTCAGCCCCCTATGGATGGGGAAATTGGCGGACATGACGGGCGGCTATACATCCGCCCTCCTCGCAGCGGCCGGGCTGCTGCTGATCCCCGCCACGCTCTTCCTGCTCCTGCCACGGCTCGCTACCAGCTCGTCTTGA
- a CDS encoding class II aldolase/adducin family protein, producing the protein MTTGNIMASVKLVADHISPAEQEARVELAIAYRLFHWLGITDLIHTHISIRVPGEDEHFLQLPYGHLFHEARASDMVKCDVDGNVISDPTGLGISRGGFCIHSAIHMGQPRAACVMHAHTEATIAVANYREGLLPLSQHALRFFGKIFYLDYCGPFDSAEKRARLPAALADGDVLMLRNHGPLVIGKSVRECFSRIYYLERACRMQVATLSQSRDPKADLVWPTEEDCRFMARAFENGDAVIDREWVALTRMLDDAGADYAH; encoded by the coding sequence ATGACGACCGGCAATATCATGGCGTCCGTCAAACTGGTCGCGGACCATATCTCACCGGCGGAGCAGGAAGCGCGGGTCGAACTGGCGATCGCCTACCGGCTGTTCCATTGGCTCGGCATCACCGACCTCATCCATACGCATATCTCGATCCGCGTACCGGGCGAGGACGAACATTTCCTCCAGCTGCCCTATGGCCATCTTTTCCACGAGGCGCGCGCCTCGGACATGGTCAAATGCGATGTCGACGGCAATGTCATCAGCGATCCGACCGGGCTCGGCATCAGCCGCGGCGGCTTCTGCATCCACAGCGCCATCCATATGGGCCAGCCCCGCGCGGCCTGCGTCATGCACGCGCATACCGAAGCGACGATCGCGGTTGCCAATTATCGCGAGGGCCTGCTGCCGTTGAGCCAGCATGCGCTGCGTTTCTTCGGCAAGATCTTCTATCTCGACTATTGTGGCCCGTTCGACAGCGCCGAGAAGCGCGCACGACTGCCGGCGGCACTGGCCGATGGCGACGTTCTGATGCTGCGCAACCACGGCCCCCTCGTCATCGGCAAGTCGGTGCGGGAGTGCTTCTCGCGTATCTATTATCTGGAGCGCGCCTGCCGCATGCAGGTGGCGACGCTCTCACAATCCCGCGATCCGAAGGCCGATCTCGTCTGGCCGACCGAGGAGGATTGCCGATTCATGGCGCGAGCCTTCGAGAATGGCGATGCGGTGATCGACCGCGAATGGGTTGCGCTCACCCGGATGCTGGACGATGCTGGCGCGGATTATGCGCACTAG
- a CDS encoding carboxymuconolactone decarboxylase family protein, with protein sequence MSDFNDGREQAGLDIIAQLGWGQNEGVRELDEDLWKIISEANFGTIWARPGLSLRDRELICMSILIAIGAHGVAIHFKHAHKLGFTDEEIKEIILQTIPYAGLPRALSAMALFRRIQGGAELEL encoded by the coding sequence ATGAGCGATTTTAACGACGGGCGGGAGCAGGCGGGGCTCGACATCATCGCGCAGCTTGGCTGGGGGCAGAATGAAGGCGTCCGCGAGCTTGACGAGGATCTGTGGAAGATCATCTCGGAAGCCAATTTCGGGACAATCTGGGCACGCCCCGGCCTGTCGCTGCGAGACCGCGAGCTGATCTGCATGTCGATCCTGATCGCGATCGGCGCGCATGGCGTCGCGATCCACTTCAAGCATGCGCACAAGCTCGGCTTCACGGACGAGGAGATCAAGGAGATCATCCTCCAGACCATCCCTTATGCCGGCCTGCCCCGGGCGCTCAGCGCGATGGCGCTGTTCCGGCGCATCCAGGGCGGTGCCGAGCTGGAGCTTTGA